Proteins encoded within one genomic window of Gloeobacter kilaueensis JS1:
- a CDS encoding alpha-E domain-containing protein — translation MLSRIAEYHYWLGRYIERAENTARIVADYYQTQLDTGKQDGAPSQRWAMILEVVGEMDAYQQRYSTVKPAEVEQFVTFDRTNPSSILSCVTQARENARGIRDQISSELWLTLNRMYLELRGAGWEGDVDAEALGFYEKVKEQSCLIDNLIDSTILHDAGWRFLRLGRNIERALQTARILQVRYHYINPQTPLPERPIEVQRWLSLLRSVSGSEIYSKLYRATVAPRSVVELLVLHPHFPRSLRFAATQLHNLLRLLSASRPESYTGEAERLSGRLASELVYSTLEEIERAGVVAYLLQKENELNAIGDHIHHCYFGYAPPAVLPATQSYQFQAF, via the coding sequence ACTACTGGCTCGGGCGCTACATCGAGCGCGCCGAGAACACGGCCCGGATCGTCGCCGACTACTACCAGACCCAACTCGACACCGGCAAGCAGGACGGCGCACCCAGCCAGCGCTGGGCGATGATCCTGGAGGTGGTGGGCGAGATGGACGCCTACCAGCAGCGCTATTCGACCGTCAAGCCTGCAGAAGTCGAGCAGTTCGTCACCTTCGACCGCACCAATCCCAGCTCGATATTAAGTTGCGTTACCCAGGCGCGGGAGAACGCTCGCGGCATCCGCGATCAGATCTCTTCGGAGCTGTGGCTCACCCTCAACCGCATGTACCTCGAACTGCGGGGAGCGGGCTGGGAGGGCGACGTCGATGCCGAGGCGCTGGGCTTTTATGAAAAAGTCAAGGAGCAGTCGTGCCTCATCGACAACCTGATCGACAGCACGATTTTGCACGATGCGGGCTGGCGGTTTTTGCGGCTCGGGCGCAACATCGAGCGCGCCCTGCAGACCGCCCGCATCCTGCAGGTGCGCTACCACTACATCAATCCCCAGACGCCATTGCCCGAGCGACCGATCGAAGTGCAGCGGTGGCTGTCGCTACTGCGCTCGGTGAGCGGTTCTGAAATTTACAGCAAGCTCTATCGGGCAACGGTAGCCCCGCGCTCGGTGGTCGAGTTGCTCGTGCTCCATCCGCACTTTCCGCGCTCATTGCGCTTTGCTGCAACCCAACTGCACAACTTGCTGCGCTTGCTCTCGGCAAGTCGGCCCGAATCGTACACGGGCGAGGCCGAGCGGCTGAGCGGCAGGCTGGCGAGTGAACTGGTCTACAGCACCCTCGAAGAAATCGAGCGTGCCGGTGTTGTCGCCTACCTGTTGCAAAAAGAAAACGAACTGAACGCAATCGGCGATCACATCCACCACTGCTACTTCGGCTACGCCCCACCGGCGGTGCTGCCTGCTACCCAGAGCTACCAGTTTCAGGCGTTTTGA
- a CDS encoding PH domain-containing protein, whose translation MAIQEEVQFEGRPSIVDFVVNTLLLVTIIWLPLWVGSLVRLLFVRYRITNRRVTVEGGWLGRNRSDVVYREIKSVRVIPNSIIGGIFNYGVVLINTKDGTQLELKALPRFRELANYIEERIDRRQASATAK comes from the coding sequence GTGGCGATTCAGGAAGAGGTGCAGTTCGAGGGGCGTCCGAGTATCGTCGATTTTGTCGTCAACACCCTGCTGTTGGTGACGATCATCTGGTTGCCGCTCTGGGTGGGTTCGCTGGTGCGCCTGCTGTTTGTGCGCTACCGGATCACCAATCGCCGGGTGACCGTCGAAGGCGGCTGGCTGGGCCGCAACCGCAGCGATGTCGTCTACCGCGAAATCAAGTCGGTGCGGGTGATCCCCAACTCGATCATCGGCGGCATCTTCAACTACGGCGTGGTGCTCATCAACACCAAAGACGGTACCCAGCTCGAATTAAAAGCGCTGCCCCGCTTTCGGGAGCTGGCGAACTATATCGAGGAGCGCATCGATCGCCGCCAGGCCAGCGCCACGGCCAAATAG